Part of the Candidatus Dormiibacterota bacterium genome is shown below.
ATCGGACGGCAGGCGAAGCTGCCGGTGCAGATCTCCCACACCAAGCTGGCCATGCGGAGCTGGTGGGGGCAGGCGGACAAGCTTCTGGCGCGGCTGGACAAGGCGCGCGCATCGGGGGTGGACATCACCGCGGACATGTACCCGTACCTCTACTGGGAATCCACGCTGACCGTCCTGTTCCCCGGGCGCGACTTCGAGAACCGCGCCGAAGCGAGCCTGGTGCTGAAGGAGATCGCCGCCCCCGAGGGACTCCTGCTGACCGAGTTCGGTCCGGAGCCGTCGTACGCCGGCAAGACCGTGGCGGAGATCGCGCGCCTGCGTCGGAGCGACCCGGTGACCACGCTCATCGACCTGATCCGGATGTCCGAGGCGATGCGCAAGGAGACCGGCGAGAGCGTGGAGAGCGTCATCGGCACCAGCATGCAGGAGCCGGACGTCGAGCGTCTGATGACATGGCGGGAGATGAATTTCTGCACCGACGGCTACCTCGAGGGGCCGCATCCACGCGGCTTCGGGTCCTACCCGCGCATCCTCGGACACTACGTGCGCGAGCGGGGAATCCTGAAGCTCCCGCAGGCGGTGCACCAGGCGTCGGCCCTCGCCGCCGCCCACATGGGGTTCACGGACCGCGGGCAGATCCGGCCCGGCCTGCACGCCGACCTGGTTCTCTTCGATCCACGAACCGTCAGGGATCGCGCCACTCCGACCCACCCGCACGCCGTCTCGGATGGTATCCGCTCCGTCTGGGTCAACGGCGTCGTGGTCTACCGCGACGGGAAGTCGACGGGCGAGCGTCCCG
Proteins encoded:
- a CDS encoding D-aminoacylase, which codes for MSTNRRNLVLRGLLLMAALVPAAPARDYASPTAPAAAEATPAAPVTVIVHASVLDGTGSPARRTNVRISGDLIVDVGGAGPAAGETVVDAAGLTLAPGFIDTHSHGSDQIFEIPDATAATSQGITTIVVGQDGGSSYPLRRFFNRLERRPAAVNVASYAGHGTLRDRVMGDDFRRHATQDEIEKMQRLLGKEMAAGAVGLSSGLEYDPGIYSAPEEVVELAKTAASFGGRYISHIRSEDRYFWKAIDEIIEIGRQAKLPVQISHTKLAMRSWWGQADKLLARLDKARASGVDITADMYPYLYWESTLTVLFPGRDFENRAEASLVLKEIAAPEGLLLTEFGPEPSYAGKTVAEIARLRRSDPVTTLIDLIRMSEAMRKETGESVESVIGTSMQEPDVERLMTWREMNFCTDGYLEGPHPRGFGSYPRILGHYVRERGILKLPQAVHQASALAAAHMGFTDRGQIRPGLHADLVLFDPRTVRDRATPTHPHAVSDGIRSVWVNGVVVYRDGKSTGERPGRVLRRAS